A window from Salvia miltiorrhiza cultivar Shanhuang (shh) chromosome 2, IMPLAD_Smil_shh, whole genome shotgun sequence encodes these proteins:
- the LOC131009312 gene encoding squamosa promoter-binding protein 1-like, with protein MMMNEGKPMKGKMMKRDCAAAAAADSDDDELTPEDDKRKRVAGAKKGGGGGGDMKSCQAEKCSADLAAAKAYHRRHKVCEHHAKAQVAVVAGIRQRFCQQCSRFHELSEFDDAKRSCRRRLAGHNERRRKNPGDGSQAEGSTSGRIKGGGGTTAGGHQLKEMVCGQVDDRGRIQMTVQENSTYKHFHVR; from the exons ATGATGATGAATGAGGGCAAGCCCATGAAGGGGAAGATGATGAAGAGGGattgcgccgccgccgccgccgcggacTCCGACGACGATGAACTCACGCCAGAGGACGACAAGCGGAAGAGGGTGGCCGGCGCCAAGAAAggaggcggtggcggcggcgacATGAAGAGCTGCCAGGCGGAGAAGTGCTCCGCTGATCTCGCCGCCGCCAAGGCCTACCACCGCCGCCATAAGGTCTGCGAGCACCACGCCAAGGCGCAGGTCGCTGTCGTCGCCGGAATCCGCCAGCGCTTCTGCCAGCAATGCagcag GTTCCACGAGCTATCGGAATTCGACGACGCGAAGAGGAGCTGTCGGAGGCGGTTGGCCGGCCACAAtgagaggaggaggaagaatcCGGGCGACGGCTCTCAGGCAGAAGGCTCCACGAGCGGTCGGATCAAGGGCGGCGGGGGCACGACGGCGGGTGGTCATCAGTTGAAGGAGATGGTGTGTGGGCAGGTGGATGATAGGGGAAGGATTCAAATGACTGTCCAAGAAAATTCAACCTACAAACATTTCCATGTCCGATGA